Proteins encoded together in one Peribacillus asahii window:
- the gltB gene encoding glutamate synthase large subunit: MTYNQIPKAQGLYRPEFEHDACGIGLYAHLKGQATHEIVKKGLNMLCQLDHRGGQGSDPLTGDGAGLMVQIPDHYFRQVCLEMNLPEKGRYGVGMLFFSNDEGEQKEIENQVNQLIEQEGQTVLGWRTVPVDPKHLGEGGKATCPTIRQIFIGASKDIEEELAFERKLYIIRKQAEHWAEERELRFYFASLSTRTIVYKGLLTPEQVDAFYLDLQDESFVSAFALVHSRFSTNTFPSWERAHPNRYLIHNGEINTLRGNINWMKAREQQFVSEVFGEDLAKVLPILNKDGSDSSILDNALEFFVLAGRKPAHAAMMLIPEPWSENPHMPKEKKAFYEYHSCLMEPWDGPTAISFTDGKQIGAILDRNGLRPARYYVTKDDYIIFSSEVGVIDVEPENVLYKERLSPGKMLLIDLDEGRIISDEEIKNEMAAAYPYQQWLDEQLVQLDNEVGEEEPMEDLVARQKAFGYTYEDVQKYLLPFITEGKDPLGSMGNDTPLAVLSDRPQSLFNYFKQSFAQVTNPPIDSIREQIVTSTMTFLGAEGNLLHPTEENCHRIQLETPILTNGQLTQLKENAYPEFKSIIIDTLFSEDLEFSLNNMFQKAKQAIEEEVSLLILSDRNTNKQEAAIPALLAVSALHQELIRQGNRSKASIIIETGEAREVHHFAALIGYGVDAIVPYLAYATYKQAALDGSLTVSYEEAVEKYVYGVTEGVVKVMSKMGISTVQSYRGAQIFEAVGIGSNVIERYFTGTASQIDGIGLETIAEEALIRHNAAYADSYDDTLETGSEFQWRKHGEHHAFNPETIHTLQWASRNNDYALYKKYSHAANEERIGFLRNLFSFDSTRPKLALEEVESVDSIVRRFKSGAMSFGSLSQEAHETLAIAMNRLGARSNCGEGGEDPKRYALDKNGDNRRSAIKQIASGRFGVKSHYLVNADELQIKMAQGAKPGEGGQLPGQKVYPWVAEVRGSTPGVGLISPPPHHDIYSIEDLAQLIHDLKNANRDARISVKLVSKAGVGTIAAGVAKGAADVIVISGYDGGTGASPKTSIKHTGLPWELGLAEAHQTLMLNGLRDRVVLETDGKLMTGKDVVMAAILGAEEFGFATAPLVVLGCVMMRVCHKDTCPVGVATQNPELRAKFTGNADHVVNYMRFVAEEVRELMAELGFRTVEEMVGRTDVLQVSERAKAHWKAKHLDLSTLLYQPEGARTFQTPQNHKIDESLDMKEILPAVQPALDNQIPVDITLPITNVNRVVGTIVGSEISKRYGEEGLPEETITLRFTGSAGQSFGAFIPNGMSLHLTGDVNDYLGKGLSGGKLIVKAPAESSFEASDNVIAGNVALIGATSGEAYINGRAGERFAVRNSGVNVVVEGIGDHGLEYMTGGRVVILGEVGKNFGAGMSGGIAYVLADDREAFKALCNTEMIEFESLETENDIGEVWEMVLSHYIYTGSAKAAYVLENWEELAEKFVKIIPKDYKRMMKSIEEQKQAGLTDEQAVMSAFQANVAQEKKAPVKKLEAVMQ, encoded by the coding sequence ATGACTTATAATCAAATACCAAAAGCGCAAGGTCTCTACCGTCCTGAATTTGAACATGATGCATGTGGAATCGGCTTATACGCTCATTTAAAAGGACAAGCAACACATGAAATTGTGAAAAAAGGACTGAATATGCTTTGCCAATTAGATCATCGAGGTGGACAAGGAAGTGATCCACTTACAGGGGATGGAGCTGGATTAATGGTACAAATTCCAGACCATTATTTCCGACAAGTATGTCTAGAAATGAACCTGCCTGAAAAAGGACGTTACGGGGTTGGAATGCTATTTTTCTCGAACGATGAGGGTGAACAAAAAGAAATTGAAAATCAAGTGAATCAATTAATTGAACAAGAAGGACAAACGGTTCTTGGATGGAGAACGGTGCCTGTTGATCCTAAACATCTTGGAGAAGGTGGAAAAGCAACTTGTCCGACTATTCGTCAAATATTTATTGGTGCAAGCAAAGACATTGAAGAGGAATTAGCATTCGAACGTAAATTATATATCATTCGTAAACAAGCAGAACATTGGGCGGAAGAACGTGAACTACGTTTTTACTTTGCAAGTCTTTCCACTAGAACAATTGTTTATAAAGGACTACTAACACCAGAGCAAGTCGATGCGTTTTATCTAGATTTACAAGATGAGTCTTTTGTTTCAGCATTTGCTTTAGTACATTCTCGTTTTAGTACAAATACATTCCCAAGCTGGGAAAGAGCACATCCAAATCGCTATCTAATTCATAATGGAGAAATCAACACGCTTCGAGGCAATATTAACTGGATGAAAGCACGTGAGCAGCAGTTTGTGTCAGAAGTTTTTGGTGAGGATTTAGCGAAAGTACTTCCGATTTTAAATAAAGATGGAAGTGATTCTTCTATTCTAGATAATGCTTTAGAATTTTTTGTCCTAGCTGGTCGAAAACCTGCACATGCCGCTATGATGTTAATTCCAGAGCCTTGGTCAGAAAACCCTCATATGCCAAAAGAAAAGAAAGCTTTTTATGAGTATCATAGCTGTCTGATGGAGCCTTGGGATGGTCCAACAGCGATTTCCTTTACAGATGGGAAACAAATTGGGGCGATTTTAGATCGAAATGGTCTACGTCCAGCTCGTTATTATGTAACAAAAGATGATTATATTATTTTCTCTTCAGAAGTCGGTGTAATCGACGTTGAGCCTGAGAATGTACTATATAAAGAGCGTTTAAGTCCAGGGAAAATGCTATTAATTGATTTAGACGAAGGACGCATTATTTCAGATGAAGAGATTAAAAACGAAATGGCAGCGGCTTATCCTTATCAACAATGGTTAGATGAACAACTTGTACAACTGGACAATGAAGTGGGCGAAGAAGAGCCGATGGAAGATTTGGTTGCTCGTCAAAAAGCATTTGGCTACACATATGAAGATGTTCAAAAATATTTGCTTCCTTTTATAACAGAAGGAAAAGACCCGCTGGGATCAATGGGGAACGATACGCCACTTGCTGTTTTATCAGATCGTCCGCAATCTCTGTTTAATTACTTTAAACAGTCATTTGCTCAAGTAACGAATCCTCCAATTGACTCGATTCGTGAACAAATTGTGACATCTACTATGACATTCTTAGGAGCGGAAGGGAATTTACTTCACCCGACTGAGGAAAACTGTCATCGAATTCAACTTGAAACGCCTATTTTAACAAATGGTCAGTTAACACAATTAAAAGAGAATGCTTATCCAGAATTTAAAAGTATCATCATCGATACATTATTTTCGGAAGATTTGGAATTTTCTTTAAACAATATGTTCCAAAAAGCTAAACAAGCGATTGAAGAAGAAGTAAGTTTATTAATTCTTTCTGACCGTAATACGAATAAACAAGAAGCGGCTATTCCAGCTTTACTTGCTGTGAGCGCACTGCATCAAGAGTTAATTCGTCAAGGAAATCGCAGTAAAGCGAGCATCATTATCGAAACAGGGGAAGCAAGAGAAGTTCATCATTTTGCGGCACTGATTGGTTATGGGGTGGATGCGATTGTTCCATACCTTGCTTATGCGACATATAAACAAGCTGCTTTAGATGGAAGCTTAACGGTTAGCTATGAAGAAGCAGTTGAGAAATATGTTTACGGCGTGACTGAAGGCGTTGTAAAAGTAATGTCTAAAATGGGGATTTCGACAGTACAAAGTTATCGTGGAGCTCAAATTTTTGAAGCAGTTGGAATTGGCTCTAATGTCATTGAGCGCTATTTCACTGGAACAGCTTCACAAATCGATGGAATTGGATTAGAAACAATTGCTGAAGAAGCATTAATTCGTCATAACGCAGCTTATGCTGATTCATACGATGATACGTTAGAAACTGGAAGTGAATTTCAGTGGAGAAAGCATGGTGAGCATCATGCGTTTAATCCAGAAACGATTCATACGCTTCAATGGGCAAGCCGCAATAATGATTATGCGTTATATAAAAAATATTCTCATGCTGCGAATGAAGAAAGAATTGGATTCTTACGTAATCTATTCTCATTTGATTCAACGCGTCCGAAATTAGCGCTTGAAGAAGTGGAGTCTGTGGATTCAATTGTTCGCCGCTTTAAATCTGGTGCCATGTCATTTGGGTCACTAAGCCAGGAAGCACATGAAACATTAGCGATTGCGATGAATCGTTTAGGTGCAAGAAGCAACTGCGGTGAGGGCGGAGAAGATCCAAAACGTTACGCTTTAGATAAGAATGGAGACAATCGTCGAAGTGCAATTAAGCAAATTGCTTCAGGCCGTTTTGGTGTAAAAAGCCACTATTTAGTAAATGCGGATGAGCTGCAAATTAAAATGGCACAAGGTGCAAAACCAGGGGAAGGCGGACAGCTTCCAGGACAAAAAGTATATCCATGGGTAGCGGAAGTACGTGGATCGACACCAGGTGTTGGATTGATTTCTCCACCGCCGCATCACGATATTTATTCGATTGAAGATTTAGCACAATTAATTCATGATTTGAAAAATGCGAATCGTGATGCACGAATTAGCGTTAAGCTTGTATCAAAAGCAGGTGTAGGAACGATTGCAGCGGGTGTTGCAAAAGGTGCTGCAGATGTAATTGTTATTAGTGGATATGACGGTGGTACAGGAGCATCGCCAAAAACAAGTATTAAGCATACAGGGTTACCTTGGGAGCTTGGACTTGCAGAAGCTCATCAAACATTGATGTTAAATGGCTTGCGTGACCGTGTTGTATTAGAAACGGACGGAAAGCTGATGACAGGTAAAGATGTTGTTATGGCTGCTATTCTTGGAGCGGAAGAATTTGGTTTTGCGACAGCGCCGCTTGTTGTTTTAGGCTGTGTAATGATGCGTGTATGTCATAAAGATACATGTCCTGTTGGGGTGGCAACACAAAATCCTGAGCTTCGTGCGAAATTCACAGGAAATGCAGATCATGTTGTTAACTATATGCGCTTCGTTGCAGAAGAAGTACGTGAGTTAATGGCGGAACTAGGATTTAGAACAGTAGAGGAAATGGTTGGACGTACAGATGTTTTACAAGTAAGTGAACGTGCTAAAGCACATTGGAAAGCGAAGCATCTAGATTTGTCTACTCTTTTATATCAACCGGAAGGGGCTCGTACATTCCAAACGCCTCAAAATCATAAAATTGATGAATCATTAGATATGAAAGAAATTTTGCCAGCAGTACAGCCGGCTTTAGATAATCAAATCCCAGTTGATATTACGTTGCCGATTACGAATGTAAATCGTGTTGTAGGAACAATTGTTGGTAGTGAAATTTCTAAACGCTACGGGGAAGAAGGTTTACCTGAAGAAACAATTACCCTTCGTTTTACGGGTTCAGCTGGTCAAAGCTTTGGTGCTTTTATCCCGAATGGTATGTCGCTTCATTTAACAGGTGATGTGAATGACTATCTTGGAAAAGGATTATCTGGTGGAAAGTTAATTGTTAAGGCACCAGCTGAATCTTCATTTGAAGCGTCTGATAATGTTATTGCCGGAAATGTTGCTTTAATTGGGGCAACAAGTGGTGAAGCTTATATTAATGGGCGTGCGGGTGAGCGTTTTGCTGTTCGAAACAGCGGTGTAAATGTTGTTGTTGAAGGAATTGGAGATCATGGTCTAGAGTATATGACTGGTGGACGTGTCGTTATTTTAGGAGAAGTAGGGAAAAACTTTGGAGCAGGTATGTCTGGTGGAATTGCTTACGTTCTAGCTGATGATCGTGAGGCATTTAAAGCTTTATGTAATACAGAAATGATTGAATTTGAGTCACTTGAAACAGAGAATGATATTGGTGAAGTATGGGAAATGGTACTAAGTCATTATATTTACACAGGCAGTGCAAAAGCAGCTTATGTTCTTGAAAATTGGGAAGAGCTTGCAGAGAAGTTTGTCAAAATTATCCCGAAAGACTATAAGCGCATGATGAAAAGTATTGAAGAACAAAAGCAAGCAGGCTTAACAGATGAACAAGCGGTTATGAGTGCGTTTCAAGCGAATGTTGCACAAGAGAAAAAAGCACCTGTTAAAAAATTAGAAGCAGTTATGCAATAG
- the gltD gene encoding glutamate synthase small subunit, with protein sequence MGKATGFMEYTRQKPKERNPLTRLNDWKEYSNCFSDDMLSQQGARCMDCATPFCHMGTEINRVTTGCPIHNLIPEWNDLVYRGRWKEALDRLLKTNNFPEFTGRVCPAPCEGSCTVGISDPAVTIKSIERTIIDKGFENGWITPRIPTKRTGKKIAIIGSGPAGLASADQLNQAGHTVTVYERSDRAGGLLTYGIPNMKLEKEVVERRVRLLNQEGIDFITNTEVGKDITAKELQDQYDAVILCTGAQKQRDLVIEGREAKGVHLAMDYLTTTTKSLLDSNFADGQFIDTKGQDVIVIGGGDTGADCVATALRQECRSVVQFGKHPKLPTARTSDNMWPAYPNVFTLEYAYEEAEAKFGNDPREYSIQTKKIVADDNGNVKELHTIQMEKVKGENGGYIFKEIPGTEKVWPAQFVFIAIGFEGTEQPLLMQFGVETTNQKIAAAYGEYRTNVDGVFAAGDARRGQSLIVWAINEGREVAREVDRYLMGSSVLP encoded by the coding sequence ATGGGAAAAGCAACAGGATTTATGGAATATACTCGTCAAAAACCAAAAGAGCGAAATCCTCTCACACGGTTAAATGATTGGAAAGAATATTCAAATTGTTTTTCGGATGATATGTTAAGTCAGCAAGGAGCGCGGTGCATGGACTGCGCCACTCCTTTCTGCCATATGGGAACAGAAATCAATCGGGTGACAACGGGTTGTCCTATTCATAATTTAATTCCTGAATGGAACGACTTAGTGTATCGTGGAAGATGGAAGGAAGCGTTAGATCGTCTTCTAAAAACGAATAATTTTCCTGAATTTACAGGTCGTGTTTGTCCAGCTCCATGTGAAGGCTCTTGTACAGTTGGTATTTCAGATCCAGCGGTTACGATTAAAAGCATTGAGCGAACAATTATTGATAAAGGATTCGAAAATGGTTGGATTACCCCGCGTATTCCAACAAAACGAACAGGGAAAAAAATCGCGATTATCGGTTCAGGTCCTGCAGGGCTTGCAAGTGCTGATCAATTAAATCAAGCCGGACATACAGTAACAGTATATGAGCGTTCAGATCGCGCTGGCGGGCTATTAACATATGGTATTCCAAACATGAAGTTAGAAAAAGAAGTGGTTGAACGTAGAGTTCGTTTATTAAATCAAGAAGGTATCGACTTTATTACAAACACAGAAGTTGGAAAAGACATCACAGCTAAAGAGCTTCAAGATCAGTATGATGCCGTAATTCTTTGTACTGGTGCTCAAAAGCAGCGTGATTTGGTAATAGAAGGTAGAGAAGCAAAAGGTGTTCATTTAGCAATGGATTACTTAACAACAACAACGAAGAGTTTACTAGATTCTAACTTTGCAGATGGCCAATTTATTGATACAAAAGGTCAAGATGTTATTGTAATTGGAGGAGGGGATACAGGAGCTGACTGTGTAGCTACTGCTCTCCGTCAAGAATGCCGCAGTGTGGTTCAATTTGGTAAACATCCTAAATTGCCAACAGCACGTACATCTGACAATATGTGGCCTGCTTATCCAAATGTTTTTACGCTTGAATATGCATATGAAGAGGCAGAAGCGAAGTTTGGAAATGATCCACGTGAATATTCGATTCAAACGAAGAAAATTGTTGCAGATGACAATGGAAACGTGAAAGAGCTTCATACGATTCAAATGGAAAAAGTAAAAGGCGAAAACGGCGGATATATTTTCAAGGAAATTCCGGGAACTGAAAAAGTATGGCCAGCACAATTTGTTTTCATTGCTATCGGTTTTGAAGGAACGGAACAACCACTTCTTATGCAGTTTGGTGTGGAAACGACCAATCAAAAAATTGCCGCTGCTTATGGTGAGTATAGAACAAACGTTGATGGTGTTTTTGCTGCAGGTGATGCAAGACGAGGTCAAAGCTTAATCGTTTGGGCAATCAATGAAGGTCGTGAAGTAGCACGTGAAGTAGATCGTTATTTGATGGGAAGTTCAGTTTTACCCTAA